The Desulfovibrio inopinatus DSM 10711 genome includes a region encoding these proteins:
- a CDS encoding ATP-dependent 6-phosphofructokinase — protein MTKKSTKMSPIDTNIPVLGPAKIHSPLPYCRFIPDDAPVKVQLFPEDLEGVNGDTFVNFEPAGPREKIYFDSSKSKCAIVTCGGLCPGINDVIRAIVMEAHHNYNVAAILGIRFGLEGFIPQYGHDVIELTPDFVSDIHQFGGTILGSSRGPQSPEDIVDALERLNVSVLFIIGGDGTMQAAHKIQNEISSRGDKISVIGVPKTIDNDISFVTNSFGFDTAVDKATEAIRCAHTEAHGAVNGVGLVKLMGRESGFIAAQSCLALKEVNYVLVPEYPFELAGERGLLPSLEKRLKERHHAVIVCAEGAGQHLLKASKETDASGNPVLGDICSLLRHEIKEYFQSINIPITLKFIDPSYIIRSVPANSNDRVYCGFLGQNAVHAAMAGKTGMVVSKLYGRYIHLPFDLVTMKRKKLNVASDYWRAVLESTGQHGFSPMVIDSPALCNIES, from the coding sequence ATGACAAAAAAATCAACAAAGATGAGTCCAATTGATACAAATATCCCCGTACTTGGCCCCGCCAAAATCCATTCACCACTCCCCTATTGCCGCTTCATCCCTGATGATGCACCGGTCAAGGTTCAATTATTTCCAGAGGATTTAGAAGGGGTTAATGGCGATACATTTGTCAATTTTGAGCCTGCCGGCCCCCGGGAAAAGATCTATTTTGACTCATCGAAATCGAAGTGCGCCATTGTAACATGCGGCGGATTATGTCCAGGCATTAACGATGTCATTCGGGCCATTGTCATGGAAGCGCACCATAACTATAATGTTGCCGCCATTTTGGGCATTCGTTTTGGTCTTGAAGGCTTCATTCCCCAATATGGGCATGACGTCATTGAGCTCACGCCGGATTTTGTCTCAGATATCCACCAGTTTGGAGGAACAATTCTCGGTTCTTCACGTGGTCCGCAGTCTCCGGAAGATATCGTTGATGCGCTTGAACGACTCAATGTCAGCGTTCTTTTTATCATTGGCGGTGATGGCACTATGCAAGCTGCCCATAAAATTCAGAACGAAATTTCAAGCCGTGGGGATAAAATTTCTGTCATCGGCGTTCCGAAAACAATCGACAACGATATCAGCTTTGTGACCAATTCGTTTGGGTTCGATACCGCTGTAGATAAAGCCACGGAAGCCATTCGTTGCGCCCATACTGAAGCCCATGGTGCCGTCAACGGTGTTGGTCTCGTCAAACTTATGGGCCGAGAATCCGGTTTTATTGCCGCACAATCCTGCCTTGCCTTGAAAGAAGTCAACTACGTTCTTGTGCCTGAGTATCCTTTTGAATTGGCAGGAGAACGCGGCCTTCTTCCCTCGCTGGAAAAGCGCCTCAAAGAACGGCATCACGCCGTCATCGTTTGTGCCGAAGGAGCTGGACAACATCTTCTCAAAGCGTCGAAGGAAACCGATGCGTCCGGCAACCCGGTACTTGGTGATATTTGCTCTTTACTCCGGCATGAAATCAAAGAATATTTTCAAAGCATTAACATACCGATCACCCTCAAATTCATCGACCCCAGTTACATCATTCGTTCGGTACCGGCGAACTCCAATGACCGTGTATATTGCGGATTTCTTGGACAAAATGCAGTTCACGCTGCCATGGCAGGTAAAACCGGTATGGTCGTAAGCAAACTCTATGGTCGGTATATCCACCTGCCCTTCGATCTCGTCACCATGAAACGCAAGAAACTCAATGTCGCTTCGGACTATTGGCGAGCCGTTCTGGAATCCACTGGACAACACGGATTTTCGCCCATGGTTATAGATAGTCCGGCGCTGTGCAATATCGAGTCCTAG